In the genome of Verrucomicrobiota bacterium, the window ACGGCCACGCTCCAAAATCATCGAAATGGCTTGGTCGATTGGCAAATCTGGATCGGGGCTGCCCTGGGCGCGGCGGTCGTGGCCTGGTTTGCGGCCGATTGGATGAAAGGGCTGCAAGACCAGACCCTCACCCGGGTCTTTGCGATTTTTCTGATCCTGACCGGCTTGGTCATGCTTTTTGGAAGGCGGGGCTAATACCAAGCTCCAGAATTCACTGGTAGAATGGAGGGGAGGTGTTGTGGGGAAGAGGCGCTGAAGCGCGGGGAAGGGAGAGCCGGTGTCTTTCGAGCCAGCCCTGCGTTGCTTCTCGGTTACGGTGCTAGCACCGCGCCCTCGTCGCGCCTTGGTCTGGCCCGAAATCCACTCGGCCATTCTACCAGCCAATTCTGCAGCTTGGTATCAGAGCGGCCAGGATGGCGAACCGGGGCCTGGGGCTGGTTCCGGAGGCCCTCTGGCCTTTCTGCAAAATCATTCCGCCGGAGGGGATTCGGCTTGCCTTGGAACGGCCATTTCGGGTATAAACGAAGTCCCAAGTCTATTGGGGGGGAAATCGTGATCCCGCAGTTCGTTTCGAGGGCTGCGGGATTGCACTTCTTATGAGGAGCGGGTTTCGGGGTCTTCGACTTTGACCCAATCCGGCAAGAGGTCTTCGCGTTGCAGGAGGCCTTTCACGCTCAGCGCATGCAGTCGCTCCGCCGGGGTCTGCGCCAAGACGGTGAGGTAGGGGGCCAGCCGATCCATTTCGGTGACGGAGGTGTGGACGAGGCTGGTTAGGATGGCGGGATCGAAGGGGCCGTGGGCGGGGAAGAGGTTGGTGGCACGAAAGAGGGGAAGACCTTGGTCCCAGAGCAGTTCGAAGTTGCCCACTGTCAGCTGCTGATTGGTCCGCAAAATCAATTCGGCGAGGGCGGGTCGCTTGTTCACGGGAAAGCTTTGCGAGCCCTCCGCGACCGCGGAGACGGCCCCGATCTCAGGGAAGGTCTGGACGTGGACTTGGTAGCGGGAGTGGTGTCCTTCGAAGCCTGCTTCGAGGACGTGCTCTTTGACCAAGGAGAAGGACCAGCCAGCTTGAGAGAGAGCGTTGATGACTTGGCGAGTGAGATCAGCGATGAGCGGTGTTCTCACGAAGAGTGCTGGCTAGCAACTCAGATTTTCGATCCGCCCTCCCGGCCAGGAGAAGGCGTCGGTCCTAAAGGCCTTGCCTCCCTTCTGATCCCGCCTACAGCTAACCGGGTGATGTTCTCGCTCCTCCGCTCGGCCCTGGCCCTTGGGATGGCGCTGCTCTTGGGAGCGGTCGCGGCTCGCCCGCTCCTGCTGTGTGTTTCTTCTGAGGGCATCCACTTGGCGCATGAGCACCATCATGAGCCGTCTGCTTGTTGCGAGGGAGAGGCGTCGCGAGGCGAGATCGCTCCCGATCCTTGTTCCGAGTTTTTTCTCGATTTGGGAGATCTCCCACAGGTGGGCTCGCAGGGCCCGCTCCTACCTAGTCTTTTGGAAGCGGAGAGGCCGGTCTGGGGAGTGAAAGAAGGGTGGCCGATGGGGGAGGCGATCCCGGCCGCTCGACCCGGTGGAGGCTTGGGGCCACCGGGACGACTTCCTGGGATGGGCTCGGTGGTGCGGCGTTGTTGAAAGCGGGCTTGTTTTGTCAGGGATCGACGAGGTCCGTGCCGGCAAGAACCACCTGTGTTCTCTCCTACCCATCATGATCTTCAAACTTGGGGGAATCCTTTTCTCCCTTCTTCTAGCGACGCTTTCGAGCGCGGAAACCCTTTCCCAGCTCCGGCGCGAAGCCCTGCGACAGCATCCCCATTTGCAAGCGGCCCGGCTTGCGGTGGCGGTGGCGCAGGCCCGCCTGCGGGACGCGGGTCGTCTTTCCAATCCTTCGCTTCTGGCCCGTTGGGAGGGAGATGTTTTTCAACCGGATCGCGGCAGTGGCGAATGGGAGCTGGGCTTGGCGCATTCCTTCCCGCTGGCGGATCGCTTGCGGAGGGAGCGGGAGGTGTCTCTTTTGGACATCGAGAGGGCGCGCATCGAGCTGGTTAGCAAGGCGCTGGATCTCCTGCGGGAAATCGATGAAAACGCCGCCCTCCAAGGGGATCTGATCCACCACGCGGCGCAGTTTCGCACGGCGCTGGAGGTGGCGGAAAACTTGACGGCTTTTACGGAAAACGCTTCCGCCCGGGGAGAGGCTTCGGTGCTGGACGCTCGCAAGGCTGCCATTGAGGCGGGTCGCCTGCGGATCGAACTCCGGGAGACCGAGGCGGAACGGGAGCAGGCGGGACAAGCCTTGGCGATCTTGGTAGGCCGTCCGCCTGGGGATTCGGTGTTGCTGACTTCACCGCCCCATGGGGATCCTTCGCTCCCCGCTCTCCCTGAGTAAGCGGAGCTGCTGGAGCGACTTCCCGGCTTCGCTGCGGCCGCGCTGAAGGTGCGGGTGGCCGCGGCGAAGCTGGCCTTGGAGGACGCAGCGCGTTGGCAAGAGGTGGAGCTGCGGGCTGGCGTTTTGCGGGCGCGGCAGGTGGATGGGGCGGATCGGACCGAGCGGACTGGCTCTCTCACGCTCGGTCTGACGGCTCCTTTGCCTCTCTGGAATCTCCGGGAGGGCGAGTTGCAGGCCCGCCGGGCGGCGCTCCAAGCGGCTGAGTGGGAGTGGAAGGCCGAGACGGCCATCCTGGTGAGCCGGGCTTCTCTGGCTCATGCGCGACTGCATACCGCGGTCAAGGCCTTGGCCGAATTCCAAGCGCTTTTGCGTCTTTCTAAAGAGCACTTGGCGCTGGCGGAGTCTTCTCTGGAAGATGGGCGCCTTTCTTTGGCGGAGTTTCTTCGCTTTCAGAGAGAGGATCTGGACCTGGTCCTAGTGGCGCACGAGCACGAGGTGGCCGCTGCCGAGGCCAAGGTGGAGTTCGATCGCCTTTCCGGCCGCCATCATGCCCTCGTGCAGTCTTTCTTCTTCCCTGATCTTCTATGAAACGAGTTCTTTTCTTCCTAGGGTGGGCGGCCCCTTTGGCGGCCGTCCCCGACGTGATTCTGACCCCGACCCAAGCGAGCAATTTGGCGATCGAGACGGAGGTGGTGGAGATCGGGGATTTTGAGGAGACGGTCTTTGCTGTGGGCCGCATTGAGGCCAAGCCGCAGAACCAGGCGGTCTTGAGCAGTCGCATTCCCGGTCGAGTCCTCCGCATGGCCGCCTTTGAGGGCGATGAGGTGGAGGCGGGGCAGGAGATTTTCTGGATCGAGAGCCGCCAGCCCGGTGACCCCCCTCCGCAGGTTTCGCTGGCGGCGCCTCTGAGCGGCTTGGTCACTTCGACCGAGCTGCGGGTGGGCGATCCGGTGGAGCCGAGCAAGGAGCTGCTCACGATTCAAGATTTGTCGAGGGTCTGGGCCATTGCCCGGATTCCGGAGCATGCGGCGGGCAGCTTGAAGCTGGGGAGCCAGGCGCACATCCGGGTGCCCGCTTTGGGCGAGGAGTCCCTTTCGGGGACGCTGCTGCGTTTTGGCACCCAAGCCGATCGGGATGCAGGGACCTTGGATGCCATCTACGAGGTGGAGAATCCGGGAGGTCGATTGCGGCCGGGCATGCGGGTGGAGTTCCATGCGGTCCTGCGCACCCACGGGGGGGTCTTTGTGGTGCCGGAATCGGCCCTGCAAGGGGATGAGACCGATCGGCATCTCTGGATTCCCGACTATGATTTGCCGACGGCCTACCACCGGACGCCGGTGCGGGTGGGGCGACGAAACGGAGAGCAGGTCGAGATCCTGGAAGGGGTCTTCCCGGGAGATATGGTGGTGGTGAAGGGGGGCTACGCGCTGGGCTTTGCCGGGGCGGGGGGGATGTCACTGAAGGAGGCTCTCGACGCGGCCCATGGGCATGAGCACGCCGAGGATGGCTCCGAGATGGCGGAGGCCGAGAAGGCGGTGGAATCGACCGCGCCAGAGGAACGAGCGGAGGAGTCCGGCTGGGCGGGGGCGCTCTTTCCTTGGCTGGTGGGCTACAGCCTTTTGGCGACGCTGGTGGCGGTCTTTTTGGCGCAACAACTGGCCGGCAGTCGGCCCTGAGAGGATGTTGGATCGGCTAATTCGCTTTTCTCTGGCGCAGCGGGCGCTCGTCCTCGGGCTGGCCTTGGCGCTTCTGCTTTGGGGCGCGAAGACGGCGGTCGAGCTGCCGGTGGACGTGCTTCCGGATTTGACCAAGCCGACCGTGACGCTCCTGACCGAGGCGCCCGGCTATGCCCCCGAGGAGGTGGAGCAGCTCATCACGGTGCCTTTGGAGAACGCGCTCATGGGGGTGACCGGGGTGGACCGTTTGCGGTCGACCAATGACATCGCCCTTTCTCTGGTTTTCATCGAATTCGATTGGGGAACCGATCTCTACCAAGCGCGCCAGTTTGTGCAGGAGCGTCTCGTGAGCGCGGGGGAGCATTTGCCCGAGGGTCTCACGCCCTACATGACGCCGGCCACTTCCCTGATGGGGGACATCCTGCTGGTGGGGCTGCGAGATCGCGCGGGCCAGATGCCTTTACGAGAGCAGCGGGTGCTGGCGGACTGGACGGTGGCGCGTCGCCTCCAGTCCATCCCCGGCATTGCCGAAGTGCTGGCCATGGGCGGAGGCATCCAGCAAGTCCAAGTGCAGCCGGATCCCAATCAGATGCGGGTGCATGGGGTGACCTTTGAGTAAGTGCGAGCGGCGGCTGCCAAGGCGGTCCGCAATTCCACCGGGGGGTTTTTGGTGGAGGGCTCGCAGGAGATCATGGTGCGCAATCTTGGGATGACGACCGACCTCGGGAAGATCGGCCGCACGACCGTGGCGCATGTGCGGGATCGTCCCATCACGATCGAGGATGTGGCTGAGGTGGTTTGGGATGTGGCTCCCATGCGGGGGGATGCGGGCATGGGCCTGGCGGGGGAGGAGGGGAGTCTGGGAGTGATTCTGAGTGTTCGGAAATCGCCCGGTTACGATACCTTGGCTCTGACCGGAGAGGTCGAGACGGCCCTGGAGGAGCTGCAAGCGGGCTTGCCGGAGGGCTTGGAATTGCTGACGCTCTATCGTCAGGCCGACTACATCCAGATCGCGATCGGCAATTTGGAGGAAGCCCTTCGCGATGGGGCTCTCATGGTGGCCTTGGTCCTGCTGCTCTTTCTGCTGAACATCCGCGTCACGGCCATCACCTTGACGGCCATTCCGCTCTCTTTGGCGATTGCGGTGGTGGTGTTTGACCTCATGGAGATCGGGGTCAATTCCATGACCTTAGGGGGCTTGGCAGTCGCCATCGGGATGGTGGTGGACGATGCCATCGTGGACGTGGAAAACGTCTTTCGAAGACTCCGGGAGAATGCGGCCAAAGAAGAGCCGCTCCCGCGCTTGGAGGTGATTGCCCGCGCTTCCGCCGAGGTCCGCTCGTCGATTTTTTATGCGACGGTTCTGATCATTCTGGTGTTCCTGCCGCTGCTTTCTTTAAGCGGGGTGGAGGGCCGGCTCTTCACGCCGATTGCCCTGGCCACCATCACCAGCATGGCGGCATCCTTCTTGGTTTCCCTGACCGTGATTCCGGTTTTGAGCTCGCTGTTCCTTCATCCCAAGCCGGGAAGCGGTCGGGCGGATACCTTCTTTGTTCGCTGGCTGAAGGAGGGCTTTCGCCGAACGGGTCTCCGGCTGGCCTTGGCCCAGCCGTGGGTGGTGTTGGTGGCGACCCTTTTCTTGCTGGTCGGGAGCGGGTGGCTGTATGCGAAGATGGGCGGGAATTTCCTGCCTCCTTTTCGGGAGCCATCGCTGGTGGTGGCCACGACCATGGCGCCGGGGACTTCGCTTAAGACGACGACCGAGATGGCGCAGAGGGCGACCGAGCTGGTCCTGCAGATCGAGGGCGTCAAAAGCCTCGGCTACCGAGTGGGCCGGGCGGAGCGAGGCGATCATGTAGTGCCGGTTTCCACGGTCGAATTTGACATCGAGTTCCAGGATCTCAGCACTTCGGAGCGAGGGGAGGTGGTGGAGGCGGTGCGCGAGACCATGCGGGGCCTCCCCGGGACCTTCAGTGCGCTGAGCGGACCCTTGGCCGATCGGATCGGACACATGCTGAGCGGGGTCTCCGCCAAGGTGGCGATCAAGATCTTTGGGCCAGAGCTGCGGGAGCTGCGTCGCCTGGGCGAGGAGATCGCGGGGGTGGCGAGAGCGATTCCCGGGTTGGAGGAGGCGCGCACCGAGCAGCAAGCGCCTGTTCCCCAGCTCAGGATTGAGGTGGATCGAGATCGAGCGCTCGCCTACGGCGTCCAGCCTGGGGAGCTCAATGCCCAGTTGGCGACCCTCCTGGGCGGAGAAGTGGTGAGCGAGATGTATGAGGGCGCGCGCGTCTATGACCTGGTGGTTCGCTTGGCCCCGGCCTGGCGGGAAAATCCGGAAAGACTGGAGGAGCTTTACATCGATACCCTCAGTGGCCAGCAAGTGCCCCTCTCGGCGGTCGCGAATTTGCGCCCCGCCAGTGGTCCCAACACCATTCTGCGGGAGAACACTCGGAGGCGGTTTGTCGTTTCCATCAATCCCTTGAGGGAAAATCTGACGGAAGCCGTCGAGGAGCTGCAGGCGGCCGTTCTGCGGGAGGTGGATTTGCCCGAGGGCTACGCCATCTCGTTCGAAGGGGAATACCAAGCACAGCAGGAAGCTTCGCAGACCATTTTCTGGACGTCGGGAGCGGTTTTGCTGGTGATCGTGCTGCTTCTTTCAAGCTATTTCCGCAGCCTGCCCTTGGCCTTGCTGGTGTTGACGATCCTTCCGGTCTCGCTGGTGGGGGCCATTGTTTTGACCCAGCAGATGCTCAACAACGTGAGCATTGCCACTTTGGTCGGTTTCATTGCGATCGCCGGAATTTCGGCCCGCAACAATATCATGCTGCTTTCTCACTACCTGCATCTGATGCAGCAAGAAGGGGAGTCTTTTGGCCGGGAGATGGTGGAGAGGGGGACGCTCGAGCGGCTGGTTCCGGTTCTCATGACGGCGCTCTCGGCTGGCTTTGCTCTCATGCCCATGCTCTTGGCTTCGGAAGACCCTGGGAAGGAAATCTTGCAGCCGGTGGCAGTCGTAATCGTGGGCGGCTTGCTCTCTTCCACCTTGCTCGGCTTGATCGTGACGCCTTCGCTCTTTTTCGCTTTCTTCGAAAAGTCCTCTCGGGCGGCCTTGCGTCGGCGGAGCGGTCACTTCTTCTGAAGAAAGAAGGAATGAACCTCGTCTTCTTTCACCCTTATCCTAGAATCAGAATCCATCCAAACCAGACCGATATGAAACGAACCATCCTCACCCTGACTCTCCTTTCTGCCATTCCGCTCTCGGCCATCGCCTGTGGCCCTTGCGGCTGCCGCGCTCCCAAGCCGAAAAAAGAGACCACCGCGACCCACGATCATGGGCACGACCATTCCCACGATGAGATTGTGGGTCCCAATGGGGGCAAGATTCTCCATGGAGTGGATCCCCATGTGGAGTTTTTC includes:
- a CDS encoding sulfite exporter TauE/SafE family protein produces the protein MKTFVLALLLGGVAGLIGALCGVGGGILMVPAFVYGLGMEPHRAVGTSLAIILPIAVTATLQNHRNGLVDWQIWIGAALGAAVVAWFAADWMKGLQDQTLTRVFAIFLILTGLVMLFGRRG
- a CDS encoding YbjN domain-containing protein; translated protein: MRTPLIADLTRQVINALSQAGWSFSLVKEHVLEAGFEGHHSRYQVHVQTFPEIGAVSAVAEGSQSFPVNKRPALAELILRTNQQLTVGNFELLWDQGLPLFRATNLFPAHGPFDPAILTSLVHTSVTEMDRLAPYLTVLAQTPAERLHALSVKGLLQREDLLPDWVKVEDPETRSS
- a CDS encoding TolC family protein is translated as MIFKLGGILFSLLLATLSSAETLSQLRREALRQHPHLQAARLAVAVAQARLRDAGRLSNPSLLARWEGDVFQPDRGSGEWELGLAHSFPLADRLRREREVSLLDIERARIELVSKALDLLREIDENAALQGDLIHHAAQFRTALEVAENLTAFTENASARGEASVLDARKAAIEAGRLRIELRETEAEREQAGQALAILVGRPPGDSVLLTSPPHGDPSLPALPE
- a CDS encoding TolC family protein yields the protein MERLPGFAAAALKVRVAAAKLALEDAARWQEVELRAGVLRARQVDGADRTERTGSLTLGLTAPLPLWNLREGELQARRAALQAAEWEWKAETAILVSRASLAHARLHTAVKALAEFQALLRLSKEHLALAESSLEDGRLSLAEFLRFQREDLDLVLVAHEHEVAAAEAKVEFDRLSGRHHALVQSFFFPDLL
- a CDS encoding efflux RND transporter periplasmic adaptor subunit translates to MKRVLFFLGWAAPLAAVPDVILTPTQASNLAIETEVVEIGDFEETVFAVGRIEAKPQNQAVLSSRIPGRVLRMAAFEGDEVEAGQEIFWIESRQPGDPPPQVSLAAPLSGLVTSTELRVGDPVEPSKELLTIQDLSRVWAIARIPEHAAGSLKLGSQAHIRVPALGEESLSGTLLRFGTQADRDAGTLDAIYEVENPGGRLRPGMRVEFHAVLRTHGGVFVVPESALQGDETDRHLWIPDYDLPTAYHRTPVRVGRRNGEQVEILEGVFPGDMVVVKGGYALGFAGAGGMSLKEALDAAHGHEHAEDGSEMAEAEKAVESTAPEERAEESGWAGALFPWLVGYSLLATLVAVFLAQQLAGSRP